GGAGCCGTGGAGGCGAGCGACGGCTTCGAGTGGTTCGAGCTGCTGCGCCCGGTCGAGGGCACCGACCAGTACCTGGTCTACACGCGCTGGCGCAGCGAGCAGGACTTCCAGAACTGGCACGCTTCCCAGGACTTCGCCCGCGGCCACGCCGGCCGCGAGCAGGACGGCCAGCCGCCGCGCCCGGCCGCGCATGCCTCACAGATCTGGTCCTTCGAGGTCATCGAGCAGGCCGGGCCCAAAGCGTAACCAGGTGTGAAAGACGTTGACATCCTCGGGGCTTGGCACCCGGGACCGGAGTCATGAGTCACGATCACTGACGAACAGCCCGCACTGCGTCATGCCGCTCCGACTGCCTCGGCCACCCCTTGCCGCATGCAGTCGTTGCCACATGCAGTCGGCAGTCAGGGCAGGTACCGGCGGGGCCACCAGGGCGCTCGGGAGGCTGCCGGGCGCCCTCGTCGCGTCCCCGGATCCCGTCATTGCACCCTTCCCGCTCTTGCGAAGGACTTGCAACTACTATGATGATGCGGCTAGAAACGTCTGTGCACCACTCACGCACTGGGCACCCGAGCACGCCGCCCGCCGACCGGAAGCCTGCGAGGACTCCACGCCATGGCCAGTACC
This genomic window from Actinospica robiniae DSM 44927 contains:
- a CDS encoding antibiotic biosynthesis monooxygenase family protein, giving the protein MSVVKINVLSVSPEARATLEQRFAGRAGAVEASDGFEWFELLRPVEGTDQYLVYTRWRSEQDFQNWHASQDFARGHAGREQDGQPPRPAAHASQIWSFEVIEQAGPKA